Below is a genomic region from Triticum dicoccoides isolate Atlit2015 ecotype Zavitan chromosome 5A, WEW_v2.0, whole genome shotgun sequence.
GGCGGGAGGGAGACCCTGGGCACGCGGACAAGGCACTCGAGGATGAGGTCGTCGGGCAGCGCGGAGATGGGCGGTGGTGGTTGGGCGGGGAAGCAGAGGCTGGTGGTGGATGAAGCAGCGACAGGAGCGGGGACTGAGACGGGGACGGAGATGTGGCGGTCGGGGTCGGCAGGGATGCAGGACTTGACGAACCACGACATGCTGCGGGAGTGGTAGCTGTTCGCGGCCATGACAGTGGcctcgggagctcgccggagtggatcgGGGTCGCGGTGCTGCATTCGCCGATGGTGAGTACTTCTACGAGTCCATGGCCGTACCGTCAGAGTTGGGCCGTGGATTTGGGTTAGATTTTGAGTGCGATTTAGATTAGGAGATGGGTTGTGATTGCGATTGGGCGTGAAGAGAAAAAAGGGGCCAGCCGTTGGGTTCTGTGCCGGTGCGGCGGTGCCCCCACCAGCAAAGGGCGGAGTTGATTGCTTGTTTGAAATTCAAGTCAGAATTTTTATTGAATAAAATAAAACGATTTGGCTATTTTCTATGTAATTttgactccgtcctggtttattggtcctttttctaatttgtgtcaaattttgaccaaaggTTTCACTAATAAAATataaatgcatgtcaacaaaaattatataattgaattcgtatttgaacatagttttaataatataattttttatgacatgcatgaacattttattagttaaatatttTTATCAAAATTTAGATTAGCAGATGGGTTGTGATTGTGATTGGGCATTGAGAAGGTGGGGGGCCAGCCGTTGGGCACTGTGCTGGTGCGGTGGTGCCCCCACCGGCAAAGGGCGGAGTTGATTGCTTGTTTGAAATTCAAGTGATCTCCATTAAACAAAACAAAATGATTTGGTTATTTTTTATCAGAATAGCTACATTTCAGTCGATTGATCCgactttgggtcagtcgattttcatggggggctcgccggagggaaggaagaaccagccgtagtggaggggctcgccggagaggctaccccagtatctatcttagggttcatgaTGGGGGCGATGGTGGGGCGCAGTGgtagggcggtggcgtggggattcgccggagaaaaagcttagCGTggcgggcctagagggatggccgaggcggcggaggaccGGCGATGAGAAGTGGTTTCGGGGAGGACGGGACGGTGAGGCGGCGGGGGCCGGTGATGGCTGGCGGCTGAAGGGGAgatggaggttgaagaagcattgtggGCCTTTGATCTCGCATCCAACGTTTGAGAAATCGATTGACCACACATGAAAATTTTAGCTGACTAATTTTTAGTCATTCCCATTTTTTACGTAGTTTTGACAAAACAACGCCATGTATTGTCAAGTACTGTAAATACTCCAATTTCATGTCATATAAACGTGGGTGATTTCAAGTTGCCTATGTTCTGGTAAGAGGGTcggattttgtgtgtgtgtgtgaaatatagACGCCGACGCTTACAAATATGTGAGACATTTCTAGGAGTTCGGTTGCTAACGATTTAGCTATTAGTGATGTGAAATTGGTATAATTTTGGGTTGACCAAATATTTTACTTCTCCCCCACAGCAACTCTTAGGCATCGAAGGTTTCCCCGCCTTCCGTCGGTGCCATCGTTGATCTGCCTCGTCTTCTGTGGTCTTAGGCCATGAAGGCACGGTGGATTCCGGCTCTTGCCGAGGGGAGGGCTTCTCCTTCGTTTTAGGTGTTCTTTTCAGTTTGTTTATGGTTTGTGTCCTATTTAGGAAGACGAGGCCGCAGCGTCGAAAGTGGAGTAAGGTTCTCCCTGCCTAATCCTTACCCTGGCTATGTGTCTTGTGTCATCGGAGAGCGTGTGGGGTATGTCTTTGACGGATTTCATGGGATTCAGCCGGTGTTTGCGGTGGATCCGGTCTTCGTTCGCCTGCGTTTGTGTATCTACAGGTTGGATCATTTCGATCTATACACTTCTTTTCATCAACGACGGTTGTTGTCTTGGTGCGCTGGTGCTTTGAGGCTTTAGCACGATGAGTTTCCGACTAATtactacaataaggtttgcccCGCTCctgtgagggaggggcgatgatgatCGCGCTTTCGGCTTGCTCCAATGCTTGTAATCATCGTTAGTTGGTTTATTGGCATTCATGTATTTTTTGTTACTTTTGATGTTTTTTATACGACCGTGATATTTGATGAATAGATTAggagtttttttttaaataaaagttGGTGTAACCTTAAGTGTTGGAGACTGAACCAAACTACTTAAGTAGGTGGAGGCTAGTTGTGTCAAGAAAGAAAGTTAATGGAGGCTACTTGCTGATAGACCGTTTGATTCTCCATAATTTTCTAGTGGAGGCAGATGGTTGTTAAATATTGTCCATTTTCATATGCGAACCACGTGATTTGTGAAAGGAAGACACCAAACAACAAAACAAAAAAGTTGCTCGCATCTTGAACTTGAAGCAGGCGTAAATGCAAACCATTGACCAAATGGTGCGTCGTGAGTTAATCAGTGCGTATGTTGACAAATATGGCCACAGTAGGACAAGAAGATCTCGACGTTGATTCGGTAACCACATGCCAGCAAAGGAGAGCCCACTCACCTCTCGGCTTGGTGGGGGGTGCCTGGCTTTACCAATACGGCATTAGTCCGGCCAGCCGGAGCGGGAGACGACGTCAGGTGGCACTCCCTCGCGGGTGTTGCCGGCCGGCCACCACGGCCCAGCTGAGCCATGCCACCAACCACGCCGCAGCACGGCGGCGATGACGGCGAGCGGttcgcggaggtggtggtggtccggCACGGGGAGACGTCGTGGAACGCCCCCCGCATCGTTCAGGTCCTATCCGCCGATCCTAGTATAGATATATCCTCAGTTCTGCATTCAGATGTGGAAGCTCAAGCATCTTTTATTATGGGCCGTTTCTCCTTAGTGCGATTCCCGTATGAACTATGAACAGCCGTAATTATGTGGTCATTTTCTCTCTAATAACTGACACAACACACGTTGTAATCAATCTTGCAACACGGACAAATGAATCCAGAACTAAATGAGACCGGCAGGCAGCAAGCTGTTGTGGTATGTACTATAGTTCATTTGCTCATTAGCATTGAGCCACTGACATTTTCTTAAATTCGTCTAAATATGATGCGGACTCGACCATTAGGTGGCCCGTCGTCTGTCGGCAGAGGCCAAGCCGGCTGATGTATACTCCTCCGACCTCAAGCGTGCTGCCGAGACTGCACAAGCCATAGCTAAAGCTTGTGATGTATCAAACGTAAGAACATACCGATCGAAGTTTCGAAGTCATCACGACACTAAGCTCCATGGCACATTTTTGCTGCTTGCTTCATCATGGTTCCATATCTCACCGATACATGTATGCTCTCTCTTTTGGGATTTTCAATTAGTGTTGACTGAAGAACTAAGAGAGAGGCACATGGGACATCTCCAAGGTATGAAGTGGGACGATGCGTTTGTTCAAAACCCAGGGGCTTTCAAAGGTTTCAATATCTTTGAGCCTAAAGGGGGCTTGAATTTCAACGACAGAGACCAAGAAATCCCGGTAAGAAGCGCGATTCTTTAGAAAAATTTAGATATATTAAAATTGAGCACCCTCCCAATCCTCTCAGACCATCAGCATTTCTAACTATTAGATCGTCACTTTTAGTCGTTTTTGGCCATCGGATTCGCTGTTAGTCCCACCTGAATCTCGTCCGCGGGACTAACTCGCGCGTCAGGCAGCGCTGGCCTTTTCGGGCCGCTGCTCCGGTGGCTTTTTTGGGTGTCTCACGTTCAATTGGCCTACTGGCctatttgtaacgccctcgatgcggctatatctcacacgtatcgaagcacgacttagaggcataaccgcattgaaagcaatatcgcaagtgaggtaatcttcacaaataacccatgtaatacaataagggaaaagagatacatagctggcttacaatcgccacttcacacaatacatgaataaagcattacatcatccagttacacacaaggtccgactacggaaccaaaataaaaaaagactaccccaaaagctacacagatccccgatcaaccccaactgggctccactactgatcaactagaacgaaacaacacaaaggacaagatctttattgagctcctccttgaactCGATTGTGTCACCTACTCGgttacatcggcacctgcaaactggttttggaagtatctgtgagtcacggggactcagcaatctcacaccctcgcgatcaagactatttaaccttataggtagggtaaaaggtatgaggtggagctgcagcaagcgactagcatatatggtggctaacatacgcaaatgagagcgagaagagaaggcgaagcacggtcgagaaactatgatcaagaactgatcctagaacaacctacgtcaaacataactccaacaccgtgttcacttcccgaactccgccgagaagagaccatcacggctacacacgcggttgatgcattttaattaaggttaacttcaggttttctacaaccggacattaacaaattctcatctgcccataaccgcgggcacggctttcgaaagttcaaatccctgcaggggtgtcccaacttagcccatgacaagctctcacggtcaacgaaggatataccttctagcaggaagactcgatcagactcggaatcccggttacaagacatttcgacaaggtaaaactaaaccagcaaagccacccagatgtgctgacaaatcccgataggagctgcacatatctcgttctcagggcacaccggatgagccagacgtcgggtgggccagcccagagttgcccctggtagctccggacatcgctcagtttggaccaacactcagaggagcactggcccgggggtttaaaataatgatgacccttgggcgcgcgaccccaagggaaaagaaaaggctaggtggcgaatggtaaaaccaatgttgggcattgccggaagagttttactcaagacgaactgtcaaggggtttccattattacccaaccgcgcaaggaacgcaaaatccgagaacataacaccgatatgatggaaactaggacggcaagagtggaacaaaacaccaggcataaggccgagccttccaccctttaccaagtatatggatgcattaattaaataagatatatagtgatatcccaacaagtaaacatgttccaataaggaacaacatctccatgttccaacaagtaacaaacttcaatcttcacctgcaactaacaacgctataagaggggctgagcaaagcggtaacatagccaaacaatggtttgctaggacaaggtgggttaggggtttggctcaacaatatgggaggcatgataagcaagtggtaggtatcgcagcataggcatagcaaaagagcgagcaactagcaagcaaatatagaagtgatttctagggtatgatcatcttgcctgaaatcccgcaaagaagaagaacgagtccatgaagaagacaaacggacgtagacgaacgggtcctcacaaacgcgacgttaccggaatcaacccaaagaagcaaacaccggaaagaagcacacaacatagtaaacaaaccacacatgaacatgatatgatatgcggggtgcggtatgcgatgcatatgcatgatttgcaagggaatgaaagaacctggcctcaacttgaaatttcaagtgtgccactggaaaggtgaggtgaaatcgcttgaaaacgatataaagaacgctggaatcggagttacggtttgcaaatggcaagcaattcaaatatgtcaccggtctgcgatatacagcaagtagccatctaaatgcaacaagatgaacatgctacagtacccaaacatggcatcaaaatacatggaagggatccattcatgatgcttaacaaaaaggaacactgagctacggccaattcatccattaacaggttcaaacaagcatggcaaaagtgcaattggtaaacaggtttcagacttagtgaaattaacacaagcctggaatttcagatcatgtagcacactttggagcatgaaaactatatgctacagggtctgaacatggcaaagtaaaacatgacatggagctactcaaagagattaacaaaaatcccttagtgaccttgagccaaaagggatcagaaaatacaattgcaaccatgtgaacaaggcaaaaacataatcagttctcagacttagtgaaaactggagcatgctgaaatagatatcaagtaggcatatttacgagctcgatgcactcactacagagcaagtcatgacaatctaagcatacacccatcaagaatacacattatacaagctagacatggcaagaacattaacatagcatgcatgtatcaactttaacatcctcggcaaaatcgctaacaagtagacaatctgcccacattcacgaaatagcaaaagtagagctcgattgactcaagctagggtgctccataattgcaaacaaggacatggatgaatagagcactacaagattaacaaaacatccttactgatcattctcaaaagaggtacggatcactaggaaacaacatgaacatatgccatattgagataaacagatc
It encodes:
- the LOC119299402 gene encoding phosphoglycerate mutase-like protein 4 is translated as MPPTTPQHGGDDGERFAEVVVVRHGETSWNAPRIVQGQMNPELNETGRQQAVVVARRLSAEAKPADVYSSDLKRAAETAQAIAKACDVSNVVLTEELRERHMGHLQGMKWDDAFVQNPGAFKGFNIFEPKGGLNFNDRDQEIPGGGESLCELTQQCVTYLNKIAQQHIGERVIVVSHGAAIVELCRHTDPPGSSVHRNFPNTSLNVFHVSGVTRQWALARFGDVGHLDGKGALEDAFDGNGVSA